The Euphorbia lathyris chromosome 8, ddEupLath1.1, whole genome shotgun sequence genome has a window encoding:
- the LOC136203167 gene encoding pre-mRNA cleavage factor Im 25 kDa subunit 1 produces the protein MADHQLVLSSNSSSGRENEIDIYPLSSYFFGTKDPLPCRDETLADHLQRIKSSYQAHGFRTSVEAVLLVELFKHPHLLLLQSKNSIFKLPGGRITPGESDIDGLKRKLSKKLSLNENQTDWEVGDCLGIWWRAEFETLFYPYMPPNVKTPKECRKVYLVNLGKSRDFIVPKNLKLLAVPLCQIHGNHKTYGPIISGVPQLLSKFSFNIIDS, from the exons ATGGCTGATCATCAATTAGTTTTAAGTAGCAACAGCAGCAGCGGAAGGGAAAATGAAATAGACATTTACCCTCTCAGTAGCTACTTTTTTGGGACAAAAGATCCTCTTCCTTGCAGGGATGAAACCTTAGCCGATCATCTTCAGAGGATCAAATCTAG TTATCAAGCTCATGGGTTCAGGACATCTGTGGAGGCTGTTCTTCTG GTAGAGTTGTTCAAACACCCTCATCTGTTGCTTTTGCAATCCAAAAATTCCATCTTTAAGCTTCCTGGTGGCCGCATAACACCTGGCGAATCAG ATATTGATGGATTGAAACGAAAGCTATCAAAAAAGCTCTCACTAAATGAAAATCAAACTGATTGGGAG GTAGGAGATTGCCTTGGAATATGGTGGAGGGCAGAGTTTGAAACTTTATTCTATCCTTATATGCCTCCTAATGTTAAAACACCCAAG gAATGCAGAAAAGTGTACCTTGTGAATTTGGGTAAAAGTAGGGACTTTATTGTTCCTAAAAACCTTAAACTGCTAGCAGTTCCTTTATGCCAGATTCATGGAAATCACAAG ACATATGGCCCTATAATATCGGGAGTCCCGCAGCTGCTGTCGAAATTCTCCTTCAACATTATCGATTCTTAG